From one Lotus japonicus ecotype B-129 chromosome 3, LjGifu_v1.2 genomic stretch:
- the LOC130749528 gene encoding disease resistance protein Roq1-like, whose product MAEELKSLNYDVFLSFRGEDTRHTLIKDLREKLKRKGIRVFIDDDMLKLGDVISPSLYGAIEESTVLVVVLSENYASSTWCLKELVKIMQCLKEGNRRQQFVFPIFYYVDPSHVQHQTEKYGEAMVAHENRLGKNSDQVRQWRSALREVSQLAGLHISTGNEINIVEEIVKKVKIISKPFHGKDPVGFEQRIEEVNSLLEMNLDDDDDDDNTSVCMLGIYGLKGIGKTEFAKALYSKIRHKFEAESFIANVGEKSKQANGMEELQKTLMSNMGEKSETELDSKSRRIEIQSRLGKKKILLVLDDVDHIEQLNNLAGGYDWFGSGSRIIITTRDEDMLHHHGVKKTYKMAELDDQPSLELFCQNAFGKSHPKTGYGYLSHRAVNYAKGLPLALKALGSHLATEDDLEYWECTLEEYKTNPNLVFFPI is encoded by the exons ATGGCAGAAGAGTTGAAGAGTTTGAATTACGATGTTTTCCTCAGTTTTAGGGGTGAGGATACAAGGCATACATTAATAAAAGATCTTCGCGAAAAGCTGAAGCGGAAGGGCATCAGAGTTTTCATTGATGATGATATGCTGAAGCTAGGGGATGTTATTTCACCATCTCTTTACGGAGCCATTGAAGAATCCACAGTTTTAGTCGTCGTGCTTTCTGAGAATTATGCATCTTCCACATGGTGCCTAAAAGAGCTTGTCAAAATCATGCAATGTTTAAAGGAAGGAAATCGTCGTCAACAATTTGTTTTCCCCATTTTTTACTATGTTGATCCTTCCCATGTACAACATCAGACAGAGAAATACGGTGAAGCAATGGTTGCACATGAGAATAGACTTGGCAAGAACTCTGACCAAGTTCGACAATGGAGATCAGCTTTGAGGGAAGTATCTCAATTAGCAGGGCTCCATATCAGTACCGG GAACGAAATCAACATTGTTGAAGAGATTGTTAAGAAGGTAAAGATAATTTCTAAACCTTTTCATGGTAAGGACCCAGTTGGATTTGAGCAACGCATAGAAGAGGTAAATTCACTTCTAGAAATGAatcttgatgatgatgatgatgatgataatacTTCTGTATGCATGTTGGGTATATACGGACTTAAAGGAATTGGGAAAACTGAATTTGCAAAAGCGTTATATAGCAAGATTAGGCACAAATTTGAAGCTGAAAGTTTTATTGCCAATGTTGGAGAGAAGTCAAAGCAAGCCAATGGCATGGAAGAGCTACAAAAGACGCTTATGTCAAACATGGGGGAAAAGTCAGAAACTGAGTTGGATAGTAAAAGTAGAAGAATTGAAATACAAAGCAGGCTTGGcaagaaaaaaattcttttgGTTCTTGATGATGTCGACCACATAGAACAGTTGAATAACTTGGCAGGTGGGTATGATTGGTTTGGTTCAGGTAGCAGGATCATTATAACAACAAGGGATGAAGATATGCTACATCATCATGGAGTTAAAAAAACTTACAAGATGGCGGAACTAGATGATCAACCATCTCTTGAGTTGTTCTGTCAAAATGCTTTTGGAAAGAGCCATCCCAAAACAGGTTATGGATATTTATCTCATCGTGCAGTAAATTATGCCAAGGGTCTTCCATTAGCTTTAAAAGCTTTAGGCTCTCATTTGGCCACCGAAGATGATTTAGAATATTGGGAGTGTACATTAGAAGAATACAAGACAAATCCAAATCTGGTTTTTTTTCCCATATAG